Part of the Zingiber officinale cultivar Zhangliang chromosome 8A, Zo_v1.1, whole genome shotgun sequence genome, CTGTTATACTCAGATTCCGACTTCAATAATGGCGATGAAGAAACCAGCACAGGACATTCTCCAGCTGAGCCTGAGGTAGTGGAGAGGACTTTTTCTGAGGTAGCTAGCTCTATTCTTCCGGCAAAACGGCGGAGAATTGATGTGAATGATGAATTCGATGTATCACTGTTCAATACTGCTAGCTCACAAGTACTCCATTGCTCTGATATACTTACAGATCACAGGAACAAACAGGATGATAACAATTCTGCATCTAGCTGCTTTAAAGCAGTATATACTGATCAGAATGAAGAGAACAGGGTATTCAAAAGAGCTAAAATTCAGGAAACACTTGGCATACTGAGAAAGATCATCCCTGGTGGGAATTGCAAGGATGCAATTACAGTCCTGGATGAGGCCATCAACTATCTCAACTCACTTAAGCTGAAGGCTCAATTATTGGAAAGTTTTCCTTAGCATCGATATCTATATGAGCGTTTACCCTTCACATTAGTTGTAGCAATAGTGGCAGTATCACTTTGATGGAGCTACGCCCCTTAGGTGCTATGAGAAAGAGAGGAGAGTTAAGTGCATTTAGCTGCAAAATTCTAGTGACTGAAGACGCGAATCAAAACTCTGGAGGTTCGAAAGAATTTTGGGTTTTGATGGTGGGGGGCGCAGGATATATATATGATGGTCCAATAAGCCAAGGCTGTGCTTTAATGTTTGTTTGTGTGAGGGAGGATTCCAAATTGTCGCAAAGCTTATTTTGACCAAAAGGAAATGATGGGTTATGCTAGGAGTGCGCGTGTGGGATGGGTCTACAGAAGGCATGGGCCTATAGAAGGCAGGCCACCACGTACCAGTTATGTTTTGTGGTGATTGTAACTTTATCTCAGTCAGTGGGCTGGTTTAGACAGTAGAATAGAAATGCAGTGAAAGAATGATGTCTGGTTATGCAGTGCGACTTTAATGATTTTCTGTGAGTTATTGAGGATGGGTTGCTTTTTGTTAAAATGGTGGAGGCAGGTTCACTCATTATTTTTACCTTCTACGGGTCATTGTTGGAATATTTTCGAAGAAAAGGTATTTGGTTGGATGATGAGTGGAGATGGATGTGTGGTCCGCTGATTGGTTCCTTTTTCACTAGTGGATGTCGCTGTCCTGTTGGAAGTTCTGGTTCTGGTCAGCTAGTTCTACGGCAAATTTCTGAGTGCTCTGGGAAATGACTTTTTGAGGGCGTGGTCTCTGTGGATCTCCTGTTACATCCTCTAGTCTCGAACCCTTGGTTTGTTTTTTCCCCCTTAGTGGTCATTGTCGACTGTCTCAACCCATGAGCGTTTCTTACCAGGACTCGAGGTAATCATGCCACATATTGTTGGGTGTTGGCCGTGGTCTCTCACCAGCTTTAGCAGTCATCTTATCAGCTCGAGCTGTTACCAGCTCTTCTTTCATATGACCTTTCTGTTGGCATCTCCCTGGATGAAGACATGTATTGGCCTTCAGTCATTTGCGGTCATGGGTCTTTGCATATGGTTTGTTGCATGataattgttatcaaggaaaagaACGGTTTGTGACTTTCAGTTTGTATTGAATCTTTAGCAAAAAAGATTCTTCATGCTTCCTGCGATGGCAAGCAAATATTTTTAGTTTATGTTCTGCATGAATTGTGAATTATGGGATCCTTCCTACAAGGTCTAAATAAAATGTTTTTAGGAGCATTTCTGTaaatacattttatttttttatttaaatatattttaatacatTAATTTATCAAttctattaaaaatttaaaaaaggtAATATAGCTTTCGTGTGTTAAATAATGTTTTATTCTCAATAAAAAACATTCAagctttattattttttttttaaaaaatgaataagcttattaaaaaaattgaatagaTTTAAACATCAGCAAGCTTGCGGTGTTTGATAAGGTGTCATGAACAGTATGGAGTCGAATTCATTGGCGACACAGCCTGGTTTTTCGTCAGCTCCACGACTGTGCCAACGcattagttaattttaatttaattaaattaacagaGGCGAAATGTCTGATTGAGGTGGGGTGGCATTCGAATCATAAATCTCCAGATGTTGTCACTCTATTGCCCGTGCATTGTCAGCCAAGAAGCCTACAAATAAATTAAGACAACCGTCATCGCGCTGCTTCCAACCGAGCACAAATGTatcgtgtgtttttttttttcaattatataattatattgCTCTGGAAAGCCAAATCTATGAGTTGTCTCAATGCAACTTCGAAGAAGATTTTTGTCCAGGAATCTATTCTTATCGCATCCCATAAATCTCCAATTGCCGCACTCTTAAATTAGTCCTTTTTCTTTTCCAaacaaaagaaatgaagtttAATTTTCGAAAGTGTTTAACTGACTCTAATCTTATGGGCTCCAAGCTCATCGACAGCAGAAATGCAGAATAAtccttgttatttttttaaaatggcaTGCAAAATGTTAAACTAGAGAGAGATTTAGACTTTGACACgtctttaaaataattgttcttATTTTAATTCTCAACTTAAAAGGCGAACCTCAACTAGTCTAGGAttgacaatattttttttttttaaaaaaatgatctaCTAAAAAATTAGGCACTTTTGAGTTTGTTGTAGTTAATTTTGTTCGCCACAAACAAGCCATTTGATTCCACCCGAATCTCAATCTcctagtttatttatttttttccttccttTAAAAATAAAAGGCAAATTCTTCTACTTCGCAAAATCAATAATCCACAAACTTGGCCAAAAATTCCAGTCTCCCATCTCTGAAAGCTACCTCCCCTTGAAGTCCCAATGAAGAATGGCCAGATAATCCACCCccatccctctcttcctctcttttcaTCCTTTCCCCTGCCTCCTCTGTTCCTCTCCAAGCAACAAAAAGATCAGATTTTCAACTCTTCTCCGCTTCCAAGATCGGATTTTTAACTAAATTTCCTGATCTTTCACGGATGGCGAGCAAGGGAGGGCCGTCTTCTCCGGCGCCGGCACAGCCACCGGCGGTCTGCTGCATGTGCGGTGATCAGGGGTTGACCCAGGAGCTTTTCCGGTGCAAGCTCTGCCTCGTGAGGTCGCAGCACAGGTACTCTACGTCTGCCTTCTAATATTTCTGGCGAGTTCATGTTTTTATCATATCAAAAACataattaaatagaataaaaCCGGATCAAACGAACAAGATTGGATTTTTTTTCCGCACCATTAGTCAGATCCATCTGCAAGATCGTATTCATTTGCCGATCCAAGAATCTCTGCTTAGCAATACAGTAGTTTTACTGTCTGCCGACATATCTTGATCTAGTAATTAATTTAATTACGATGTGGATCCAATTTAATGTTTTAAGATATAATTTGTAATTCTATTCCTCGCCACGAAAAAAGATATGATTCCCAACTCGTTGTTAGTCCTctaatgagagagagagagagagagagagagagagagattcttGTGGTTATCTTGAGGATACATGGACAATACTTCAGAGAACATATAtttgctccatatataattaatattattaaataaaagaaaaaaaaaaggtgcAATTGATAGGCAATTCCTTATTCCATTGCTCAATCTCTTGGAATAAAAAACTGCAATATTAGAAAACTACATCTAATAttactttctttttctttccctaTTAATGCCTTAATTTAAATACATGCATGAAGACTAaatttttaacaaattatttatacgcataattttttttttctattgagtTTAGTTCTCGTATTAATTTATAAGCCATACATATGACATGCACGTTTACATGCTACATAAATTATCATCAATAAGGTAGGTGATACCTTCGTCACATGCTTGTTTTCGGCTATCATATTAATGTtgtattaatatgttcatttataaCAAGCTTATTAATTAAAGCTTATTTCCAAGATTAGATGttgtattttaaaactttaactaTTAAAGATAATAATGATGATTTATTCACAATGACCTCATGAATTAGTACTTGATCAGACCTATTTTTTGTATTGGCAGATACTGTAGTAATCTGTACCCTAAAGTCGAATTTTACCGACTTTGCAATTGGTGTTTGAGAGAAGAAGAATCAAATTCTTCGACCAAAGAAATTAACAAAGGATATTCTGGCATTAAAAATAATGCCATCCCTTTCTcctccaacaacaacaacatccATGTTGATAATGTCAATTTAGATGTTAACAATAACAACACAAGCACTACTACTAATACTAGCAGTCCTAGCTCGGGTTTTAAGCTTCATCGAGTTCCTTTCACATCGCAACTCGATAATCCAGTCAAGAAACCAAGGATGTTGGATAGGTCGGCCTCCGATGTCACTGATCACCGAGTCCGGTCGCCAAGAGAGATCTCCCCTAAATTGGGCAAGGCAAGACAAGTCTTCAAGGGCAAAGTAAGAAGGTATAAGCTTTTAGAAGAGGTCTCTAGTTAAtgtaaaaaaaaagagagagtctGTGTAGACTCATTATAGTATTATATATGTATGTTGCAATGCtctaagatttataattttatttcatcAACATTAATTATATGTAATGAATATGTTATAGGATTTCTTGATAGTATATCTAAACTTCAAAGCATGTTGTttggttttatatatatataattcgcaTTATAACTACTCAAATTATGTCCTCGAATTTTTTAGGATAGAGATTATTACACATTTTAATTTATCttcaattatttttaaatttatattaataatattattttgtatttattgatattctttatttttttttgttaaatatgACATCTGAATAATTCACATCTTTATGGATaatcaatatatataaatatgtgtAATCtttaagaataaaattaatgaaaatattttttatgaaaattaataaaataaataatgaggccttttcatttcatcaataaaaacatatcaaataaattgattttttttatcattatttacAAAATAGCAAAAAAATGAAAATAGGCTGTGCTGAACATCAATTTTTACACATAAGTTTGTGATTTTTATTGTAATTTTAAATAAAGTATTTTTATGtcctttcaaatttaaattaattttgaaatatgtATATCACATTATGAGAAACAAATCCTAAGCAAAATTTGTAAAAACAAGGCAAacaaaaaacatataaaaatctACAATTGTGGAATAAACGTATTTTTGGagtaaaaaaattttagagtgctattttgatatttctaataatttttaaaataataattaaaaaaatgcgcacttataatttttacttatatatatatattttaaagtgTATCCGCATGGGGACAACCTAAAATAGACCATCTACGATATCTTTTGGATTAGTTGCATGTCGCGATCGAATTTATAACACCGGGCAGGTTACGATTGCCGACTTATGACAACCGTTATACATTCGTGCCGTTCTAAATATGTAACAGAAACGCGTCTTCTACATCGCTGGCGATCCCGCGTCCGCAAACACGTGTCGTTGAGAGGTTTCTCTCCAACACAAGTGTACATTCTTTTACTACAACTACAAATCTAAACCGTAGAAGCAAGGTATATCAAACATCCCAACCCGAATCTGTCACTTACCCATCTGGCGGTTGAGATGTTAATGCGGGAAATTTGACGGTAGATATGGACCTTGTAAGATTTTATttacatatttaattttatttgggaCGGTTGACCAACCTCTTCACGAAGTAAGAACACACTGATACCGGCGCGGGGGCGGCGAGGAGTCGAAGCGCTTCACCAAAAATGGATTCCTCCGCCGATCGCGCCGAGGATAAGAGATCTGAAGGCGAGCGATCTACCGAGTACGCCCCCTACCCCACGCTCACCGCTGAGGACGTCGCGCCTCCGCCTCCGCCCTCGGTCGTGGCTGATCCTCGCGATGCCACCTCCATGCCGGCGGAGTCTAATCCCTATATCACCTCTTCTCCTGTTAGCAAGAGTATGCGTACACTTGTTCTCCTTGCACGGgcctgtgtttttttttttattccttttatCCGGTTTCTTCCTTGTTTAATCCGCACCATTGGACTTATTTGGGGGTTGGTTTCTAATACccaaatttttgattcttttcGGTTGGGATTAATAGGTACGATGGATACAGTGAGGGAAGCTCTGGGGAATTTTGGGAAGAGGGTCAGCGACGCAGCGAAGAAGACTGAGGGCCTCGCTGGGGATGTTTGGCAGCACTGTGAGTGCATCATCTATCTTGATTATGTGTAAAAGATGCATTTTTATGGTTTGCAGCAATTGTTAAGTTATATCTTACTTGCCTTTTGATATTTACTTAGATTGAGTGAAGATCTAATTTTTCTCTTGGCAAATTTTTGCCCGGGGGAACCGAATCCTCTGACATATCGTCAAGTCAAGATCACTGCAGTTCTTATCTTCCTTGTCTTCGCAGTGAGTTCATCCCCATAAACTCATCCCTTAGACCATCTCCAACCCATAACACTTTAGTTCCAAACACTATTTCAGCTCCAGCCCATCCACACCATATCACACCAAAAAGGAATATTCTCAGAATCAATATCACGGTGAAGATCAAGAATCTCATAATCCTATGAATATTTTCagataatttcataattattttagcaGAATGGGGAGTGATCTTCCCGAATATtagtattataatattatttaagTCATTTTAAGTTTATGTGTGCTTTCTTAGTATcgtttttatttgtttttgtttgttAAGTTTAGTTACTCatgtttttaagtttatattagtAATATTTTGATTTAgtgttgttattatttttattttgtatgccAGAGTAATGGGtaatgtattttatatttatgcatatcaaaaagtttaatattttattgtatttttttaatgaaattagtgatatattttataaatgtaattataattaaaatatattaaataaataaaaaataataattttaataaattaaaactatACAAATATACATAATTTAAATATGCTACTAAatacacttaatttaaatttataataaataataattacatttaataacATTTAAATATCCTATAagtaaagacaaagaaaataataattacaaattaattacatttgattttattaattatataataaaattaaaaaataaaaaccctcTCCCACACCAAATATGGTGATGGTGTTGCACTATTCACCACACCATATTTGATGTGGAATTTGGTGTATGGATTGGAGTATTTTAGTGCTAacgtttaattttaaaatgagctTTTTTTTAGCCAAGCTCGAGCCGAACTTgagctatttaattttattacgagCCAAACTCGAGCTTAAGAACTAAAGCTCGAATCGAACTCAAGCCGAGCTCAAGCATAGGGATAACGAACCGAGCCCGAGCTCGATTCTCTTACTGTTTGGCTCAGCTCGACTCGTTTACAACCCTAGCTTTTGAATAGGTTTGTGAAATGAAAAAGCTGAATAAAAAATTTTTAACCATTGTGGATACAAGATTTGAAGTTTATAGTTCAAGAGCAGTAGTGAAATTTCAaagctgttttttttttcttgaaattgatgtaatatgtATGTAGCCATGCAATTACATGTTATGAATGGGACCACATAAAAATCATTTAGAGTTCTAGCTATTGGAGATGTTGCAATAGGTTTTTAGAATGTTGATGTGGCATATTGGgatcataaaaaaaaacttttgtagAACTCTAACCATTGGAGGTGCCCTTAAACTACAAACCTCACCTCTACAATGATTCAAACATTTTTATTCAGCTTTTTTGATTCAACAAAGATCTCACAAATCTTAGGGCATCTCCAATAGTTAGAGTTCTCCAAAAACTTTTTTTATGATCGCAATATGCCACATCAACATTCTAAAAGCCTATTGAAACATCTCCAATAGTTAGAGCTCTAAATATTTTGTGTAGTCAAATTCATAACATGTAATTGCATGACTACATgcatattacatcaatttcaagaaaaaaaagaagCTTTGAAATTTCACTAAACTTC contains:
- the LOC122012321 gene encoding transcription factor SAC51-like isoform X1, which encodes MDQENNTPINSQCLPWQFSNMVSARNNTQFATMPQDSISMLSSAFVNPSASLFPVTSAIPFPGFYTYTYIQKTSPLIPPISSHGVLELGSNKRHLVFDQIRDGRSFICNSASVPDPCIDSVNPGFDLQGNPVTSVANGHGADEMREDTEEIDALLYSDSDFNNGDEETSTGHSPAEPEVVERTFSEVASSILPAKRRRIDVNDEFDVSLFNTASSQVLHCSDILTDHRNKQDDNNSASSCFKAVYTDQNEENRVFKRAKIQETLGILRKIIPGGNCKDAITVLDEAINYLNSLKLKAQLLESFP
- the LOC122007952 gene encoding uncharacterized protein LOC122007952 codes for the protein MASKGGPSSPAPAQPPAVCCMCGDQGLTQELFRCKLCLVRSQHRYCSNLYPKVEFYRLCNWCLREEESNSSTKEINKGYSGIKNNAIPFSSNNNNIHVDNVNLDVNNNNTSTTTNTSSPSSGFKLHRVPFTSQLDNPVKKPRMLDRSASDVTDHRVRSPREISPKLGKARQVFKGKVRRYKLLEEVSS